A stretch of Coccidioides posadasii str. Silveira chromosome 2, complete sequence DNA encodes these proteins:
- a CDS encoding uncharacterized protein (SECRETED:SignalP(1-29)~EggNog:ENOG410PNRV~COG:S~TransMembrane:3 (n7-17c21/22o45-63i70-92o104-122i)), with product MRIRYPFAGAFLVLLLLSAYIGLTPHNESKPGDSTIPPSLQPNDKFLHFVTFFILSIAFYWILDTTRRRTLHLTIAVCTLVLGIGSEIVQSLIPNGRSFDPFDILANIVGSLGAVGLCTWYHKRMLERRRKSRFGNLMNDGAGGDDIELGVNSTHDTELGTQETGITTTRTLEQEVDNWDENAVDNWDEEDGEQGESNPVGSGDRPKTAQAKDDVKLRSD from the exons ATGCGCATAAGATATCCCTTTGCTG GGGCTTtccttgttcttcttcttctatccGCTTACATTGGCCTCACTCCTCACAATGAATCGAAGCCCGGCGACTCGACAATCCCGCCATCGCTCCAGCCCAACGACAAATTCCTCCACTTCGTGACCTTCTTTATCCTCTCCATCGCATTCTACTGGATCCTAGACACGACTCGTCGGCGAACACTCCACCTGACCATCGCCGTCTGCACACTGGTACTAGGAATCGGCTCGGAAATAGTACAATCACTGATTCCAAACGGCCGCTCGTTCGATCCCTTTGATATCCTTGCCAACATAGTTGGCAGCTTGGGCGCGGTGGGACTCTGTACGTGGTACCACAAGCGGATGTTGGAGCGGAGAAGAAAATCTCGCTTTGGAAATTTGATGAACGATGGAGCTGGTGGGGATGATATTGAATTAGGCGTCAATTCGACACACGACACAGAACTGGGTACCCAGGAAACTGGCATTACGACTACTAGGACTCTGGAGCAAGAGGTTGATAATTGGGACGAGAACGCGGTTGACAATTGGGATGAGGAAGATGGAGAGCAGGGCGAGAGTAACCCTGTGGGAAGTGGAGATAGACCAAAAACAGCCCAGGCGAAGGATGATGTGAAGTTACGCAGTGACTGA